From the genome of Solidesulfovibrio carbinolicus, one region includes:
- a CDS encoding 4Fe-4S dicluster domain-containing protein has translation MSRLDALKTRIKEALPGLECVIGWQKGYDALHNTPLFIRGEADVDKLEWGALNVHNPAVYLPSFAGKKVGVVVKGCDSRSVVELLQEKLIDRDNVVIFSAGCDGVVDIAKVRAKLAAAGLNAGNAEKVAVDGKTVTVTAAGKAVSMPMAEVAADKCLRCQFPNAVLADAFVGDPAPQVQAAPAADADLAALDAMSVPERMAFWRYHMDRCIRCYACRNACPMCVCRDHCIAQSREPHWLSQEDSVTEKLMFQVVHAMHLAGRCTECGECQRACPMDIPVLALKKHLNRTIHDLFNYQAGVDVAAIPPLLQFKLEEDNIKERSW, from the coding sequence CTTGACGCTCTTAAAACCCGCATCAAGGAGGCTTTGCCCGGCCTTGAATGCGTCATCGGTTGGCAGAAAGGCTACGACGCCCTGCACAACACGCCGCTGTTCATCCGCGGCGAGGCCGACGTGGACAAGCTGGAGTGGGGGGCGCTCAACGTCCACAATCCGGCCGTCTACCTGCCGAGCTTTGCCGGCAAGAAGGTCGGCGTGGTGGTCAAGGGCTGCGACTCCCGCTCGGTGGTCGAACTGCTCCAGGAAAAACTCATTGACCGCGACAACGTCGTGATCTTCTCCGCCGGCTGCGACGGCGTGGTGGACATCGCCAAGGTGCGGGCCAAGCTGGCTGCCGCCGGATTAAACGCCGGCAACGCCGAAAAGGTGGCCGTGGACGGCAAGACCGTCACCGTCACCGCCGCCGGCAAGGCCGTGTCCATGCCCATGGCCGAGGTGGCCGCCGACAAGTGCCTGCGCTGCCAGTTCCCCAACGCCGTGCTGGCCGACGCCTTTGTGGGCGACCCGGCTCCCCAGGTCCAGGCCGCGCCGGCCGCCGACGCCGACCTGGCCGCCCTGGACGCCATGAGCGTGCCCGAGCGCATGGCTTTCTGGCGCTACCACATGGACCGCTGCATCCGCTGCTACGCCTGCCGCAACGCCTGCCCCATGTGCGTGTGCCGCGACCACTGCATCGCCCAGAGCCGCGAGCCTCACTGGCTGAGCCAGGAAGACTCGGTGACGGAAAAGCTGATGTTCCAGGTGGTCCACGCCATGCACCTGGCCGGCCGGTGCACGGAATGCGGCGAATGCCAGCGGGCCTGCCCCATGGATATCCCGGTTCTGGCGCTCAAGAAGCACCTCAACCGCACCATCCACGACCTGTTCAACTACCAGGCCGGTGTTGACGTTGCCGCGATCCCGCCGCTTTTGCAGTTTAAGCTCGAGGAAGACAACATCAAGGAGCGAAGCTGGTAA
- a CDS encoding 4Fe-4S dicluster domain-containing protein — MAAVKYIPREKLPEWLKALAAQSRVLVPVEEGGSVVFRQYDPARAPVFGSDATAPPKGAVFPASQELFSYAYGKEGEDHAPTLKLDPKTEAQPTVVFGSKPCGARGFLIFDRVYMGKKFPDPYYIAAREATVFVTMACATVENTCFCHWVGSGPADAAGSDVLLTPVEGGYTVEAVSEKGAKFLDNPALADGAAKAAEAEAVKKASRDALGEAPDIASSPAALLALFDDMEFWRDQSDKCVSCGACTYLCPTCYCFSITDEGTGTAGRRMRSWDACMHFQFTLEASGHNPRPTKAHRLKNRVGHKFSYYPTLHDGLIACCGCGRCVKSCPVSVDIREIVQNAVAKAKG, encoded by the coding sequence ATGGCCGCCGTCAAATACATCCCCCGGGAGAAACTCCCCGAGTGGCTCAAGGCCCTGGCCGCCCAAAGCCGGGTGCTCGTCCCCGTCGAGGAAGGCGGCAGCGTGGTGTTCCGGCAATACGACCCGGCCCGCGCTCCGGTCTTCGGTTCCGACGCCACGGCCCCGCCCAAGGGCGCGGTCTTCCCGGCCAGCCAGGAGCTTTTCAGCTACGCCTACGGCAAGGAAGGCGAGGACCACGCCCCGACCCTCAAACTTGATCCCAAGACCGAAGCCCAGCCCACGGTGGTCTTCGGCTCCAAGCCCTGCGGCGCGCGCGGATTTCTCATCTTCGACCGCGTCTACATGGGCAAGAAGTTCCCGGACCCGTATTACATCGCCGCCCGTGAAGCCACGGTGTTCGTGACCATGGCCTGCGCCACGGTGGAGAACACCTGCTTTTGCCACTGGGTCGGCTCCGGCCCGGCCGACGCGGCCGGCTCGGATGTGCTCTTAACCCCGGTCGAAGGCGGCTACACCGTCGAGGCCGTAAGCGAGAAGGGCGCGAAGTTCCTGGACAACCCGGCCCTGGCCGACGGCGCGGCCAAGGCCGCCGAGGCCGAGGCCGTGAAAAAGGCCAGCCGCGACGCCCTGGGCGAAGCCCCGGACATCGCCTCCTCGCCGGCGGCGCTTTTGGCGCTCTTCGACGACATGGAGTTCTGGCGCGACCAGTCCGACAAGTGCGTGAGCTGCGGGGCCTGCACCTACCTGTGCCCCACCTGCTACTGCTTCTCCATCACCGACGAAGGCACGGGCACGGCCGGCCGGCGGATGCGCTCCTGGGACGCCTGCATGCACTTCCAGTTCACCCTGGAAGCCTCGGGCCACAACCCGCGTCCGACCAAGGCCCATCGCCTCAAAAACCGCGTCGGCCACAAGTTCAGCTACTACCCGACCCTGCACGACGGGCTTATCGCCTGCTGCGGCTGCGGGCGCTGCGTGAAAAGCTGCCCGGTCTCGGTGGACATCCGCGAGATCGTGCAAAACGCCGTGGCCAAGGCCAAGGGCTAG
- a CDS encoding FAD/NAD(P)-binding protein, whose translation MTDPFNPYLPEVATILETVQETHNIMTFRVRFDDEAKMKAFTFEPGQVGQLSAPGIGESTFVINSPPTRMDYLQFSVMRAGEVTAKLHTLTAGDKIGVRAPLGNSFPVADMKGKDIVFVGGGIGMAPLRTLFLYMLDNRADFGKIRLLYGARSPLDMAFSAELPEWTGRSDIETTLTIDREAEGWQHKVGLIPNVLLEMAPAADNCVAITCGPPIMIKFTLEALKKLGFADEQIVTTLEKRMKCGIGICGRCNIGTSYVCVDGPVYTYAQLKQLPNEL comes from the coding sequence ATGACCGATCCATTCAATCCCTATCTGCCGGAAGTGGCCACCATCCTGGAGACCGTCCAGGAGACCCACAACATCATGACCTTCCGGGTGCGTTTCGACGACGAAGCCAAGATGAAGGCCTTCACCTTCGAGCCGGGGCAGGTGGGCCAGCTGTCCGCCCCGGGCATCGGCGAATCGACCTTCGTCATCAACTCGCCCCCCACCCGCATGGACTACCTCCAGTTCTCGGTCATGCGGGCCGGCGAAGTGACGGCCAAGCTGCATACGCTCACGGCCGGCGACAAGATCGGCGTGCGCGCGCCCCTGGGGAATTCCTTCCCCGTGGCCGACATGAAGGGCAAGGACATCGTGTTCGTCGGCGGCGGCATCGGCATGGCCCCGCTGCGCACGCTGTTCCTCTACATGCTCGACAACCGGGCCGACTTCGGCAAGATCCGCCTGCTCTACGGCGCGCGTTCGCCCCTGGACATGGCCTTTTCCGCCGAACTGCCCGAGTGGACCGGACGCAGCGACATCGAAACCACGCTGACCATCGACCGCGAGGCCGAGGGCTGGCAGCACAAGGTGGGCCTTATCCCCAACGTACTGCTGGAAATGGCCCCGGCGGCCGACAACTGCGTGGCCATCACCTGCGGCCCGCCCATCATGATCAAGTTCACCCTGGAAGCTCTCAAAAAGCTGGGCTTTGCCGATGAACAGATCGTGACCACGCTGGAAAAGCGCATGAAGTGCGGCATCGGCATCTGCGGCCGTTGCAACATCGGCACCAGCTACGTCTGCGTGGACGGCCCGGTGTACACCTACGCCCAGCTCAAACAGCTCCCCAACGAACTGTAA
- a CDS encoding ferritin-like domain-containing protein: MARFFSASDIVGTAIEIERRGRNVYSKAAAAATNPDVKSFLEFFAGEEARHQAIFEAMAGRIAKIEVPAGSDEEEYMDYVQALLDSHALFCGGAPEKDLANASDAIAAIELAARFEKDTILYFREMMDLLPPAESGIVKQCLDEERGHLRQLTKMLATLRRSA; encoded by the coding sequence ATGGCTCGTTTTTTCAGCGCCAGCGACATTGTCGGCACGGCCATCGAGATCGAGCGCCGGGGCCGCAACGTTTACAGCAAGGCGGCGGCTGCCGCCACGAATCCCGACGTCAAAAGCTTCCTGGAGTTCTTTGCCGGCGAGGAAGCCCGCCATCAGGCCATTTTCGAGGCCATGGCCGGGCGCATCGCCAAGATCGAGGTGCCGGCCGGCAGCGATGAGGAAGAGTACATGGACTATGTCCAGGCCCTGCTCGACTCCCACGCGCTTTTCTGCGGCGGAGCCCCCGAAAAGGATCTGGCCAACGCTTCCGACGCCATTGCCGCCATTGAGCTGGCCGCCCGCTTCGAAAAAGACACCATCCTCTACTTCCGCGAGATGATGGACCTGCTGCCGCCGGCTGAGTCCGGCATCGTCAAGCAGTGTCTGGACGAAGAGCGCGGCCACCTGCGCCAGTTGACCAAGATGCTGGCCACCCTTCGCCGCAGCGCCTAA
- a CDS encoding two-component system sensor histidine kinase NtrB, which yields MMSAAAGEDEKSWDASQKAPQRLRLDRLVPGPARTLPLRRLTLDVLRDGRESFMTPSRLRTPLPRRSMEPLAADVLPHPPSLEDLIGIEHSKLGFYQELRQKVEELQDAHQESELRRQEIAAILDGITDVMMVLTKDLRIISVNHVFHELFDVPRPEGQHCYKLFRASASPCPECPAHRSFRSNAVCRCMGTFKIHGLSRRFEMVASPIHNPDSPESRILIFKRDVTLENEYQAKYYQAEKMATIGMLAAGVAHEINNPLTAVYGLAEGIRRRLPAIRAAVDDDLYVDVAEYTETILMECRRCRDIVRSMLSFSRPHTLAFSPVCLNEVVTDTLSILRSRLEDRAAAGLRLTVNLHQGLPTVAGDEAQLKQVLLNILVNSMDAIEGEGEITVTTHPENDNTVNLSVEDTGRGIPPDNMDKLFNPFFTTKPVGQGLGIGLSTCYSIVREHHGVIEVASEVGIGTHFTVKLPLDSGHPSE from the coding sequence ATGATGTCCGCGGCCGCCGGTGAGGATGAAAAATCCTGGGACGCATCGCAAAAGGCTCCCCAGCGTCTACGATTGGACCGGCTTGTGCCCGGTCCGGCGCGCACCTTGCCGCTGCGGCGGCTGACCCTGGACGTGCTCCGCGACGGGCGGGAATCCTTCATGACGCCATCGCGCTTGCGCACCCCCCTGCCCAGACGCTCCATGGAACCCCTGGCCGCCGACGTCCTGCCCCATCCGCCAAGCCTGGAAGACCTCATCGGCATTGAGCACAGCAAGCTCGGGTTCTATCAGGAGCTGCGCCAGAAGGTCGAAGAACTCCAGGACGCCCACCAGGAATCGGAGCTGCGCCGCCAGGAGATCGCCGCCATCCTCGACGGCATCACCGACGTCATGATGGTGCTCACCAAGGACCTGCGCATCATCTCCGTCAACCACGTCTTCCACGAACTTTTCGACGTGCCGCGCCCCGAGGGCCAGCACTGCTACAAGCTGTTCCGGGCCTCGGCCTCGCCCTGCCCGGAATGCCCGGCCCATCGCTCCTTTCGCTCCAACGCCGTGTGCCGGTGCATGGGCACGTTCAAGATCCACGGCCTCAGCCGCCGCTTTGAGATGGTGGCCTCGCCCATCCACAATCCCGACAGCCCGGAATCGCGCATCCTCATCTTCAAGCGCGACGTCACCCTGGAAAACGAATACCAGGCCAAGTATTATCAGGCCGAAAAAATGGCCACCATCGGCATGTTGGCCGCCGGCGTGGCCCATGAGATCAACAATCCCCTCACCGCCGTCTACGGCCTGGCCGAGGGCATCCGCCGCCGGCTGCCGGCCATCCGCGCGGCCGTGGACGACGACCTCTACGTCGACGTGGCCGAATACACCGAAACCATCCTCATGGAATGCCGCCGCTGCCGCGACATCGTGCGCTCCATGCTGTCCTTTTCCCGGCCCCACACCCTGGCCTTCTCGCCGGTGTGCTTAAACGAAGTCGTCACCGACACGTTGAGCATCCTGCGCAGCCGGCTGGAGGACCGGGCCGCCGCCGGCCTGCGCCTCACCGTCAACCTGCACCAGGGTTTGCCCACGGTGGCCGGCGACGAGGCCCAGCTCAAGCAGGTGCTTCTCAACATCCTGGTCAATTCCATGGACGCCATCGAGGGCGAAGGCGAGATCACCGTCACCACCCATCCCGAGAACGACAACACCGTGAACCTCTCGGTGGAGGACACCGGTCGGGGCATCCCGCCGGACAACATGGACAAGCTTTTCAATCCATTTTTCACCACCAAGCCCGTGGGCCAAGGCCTGGGCATCGGACTTTCCACTTGCTACAGCATCGTGCGCGAACACCACGGGGTCATCGAGGTGGCCAGCGAAGTGGGCATCGGCACGCACTTTACCGTGAAACTTCCCCTCGACAGCGGGCATCCCAGTGAATAG
- a CDS encoding sigma-54-dependent transcriptional regulator: MNSAYSVLVVDDEPSIGKLLLKELTTPARAVHVAASAREARELLAKNEYEVAVLDIRLPDANGLDLMVELRQRQEDLETILITGHGAIDTAVEAMKLGAFDYVTKPFNLAELELLIERAYQRTYLRRENRRLRHFQGQTPPVQLVGNSPAIKQVRYLIEKVAPTEVPVLITGESGAGKEVAAHLIQTLSKRPDKPFFIKNCATLQKELARSELFGHLRGSFTGAVENSEGFMAFANKGTLFLDEIGELPIEVQAALLRVLENKTYRRVGEKEERRVDIRLVFATNRELVKEVAEGRFHEALFHRINVFNIEMPSLRERREDIPLLVEFFLSRLTAGQAPFRISDRAMKCLTSYDWPGNVRELRNVMERSIILSENSLITEHALPREFLEPARAEEEILTLEAKEKEHIAKVLNFYDNNRSLAAEALGICRKTLYRKIRQYNLF; the protein is encoded by the coding sequence GTGAATAGCGCCTACAGCGTCCTTGTGGTCGACGACGAACCTTCCATCGGCAAGCTCCTGCTCAAGGAACTGACCACCCCGGCCCGGGCCGTCCATGTGGCCGCCTCGGCCCGGGAAGCCCGGGAACTCCTGGCCAAGAACGAATACGAGGTGGCCGTCCTCGACATCCGCCTGCCCGACGCCAACGGCCTCGACCTCATGGTCGAGCTGCGCCAGCGCCAGGAGGATCTCGAAACCATCCTCATCACCGGCCACGGGGCCATCGACACCGCCGTGGAGGCCATGAAGCTCGGGGCCTTTGACTACGTCACCAAGCCCTTCAACCTAGCCGAGCTGGAACTGCTCATCGAACGCGCCTACCAGCGCACCTATCTGCGCCGCGAAAACCGCCGGCTGCGCCACTTCCAGGGCCAGACCCCGCCGGTGCAGCTGGTCGGCAATTCTCCGGCCATCAAGCAGGTGCGCTACCTCATCGAGAAAGTCGCCCCCACCGAAGTGCCGGTGCTGATTACCGGCGAATCCGGGGCCGGCAAGGAGGTGGCCGCCCACCTCATCCAGACCCTGTCCAAGCGCCCCGACAAGCCCTTTTTCATCAAGAACTGCGCCACACTGCAAAAGGAGTTGGCCCGAAGCGAACTCTTTGGACACCTGCGCGGCTCGTTTACCGGCGCGGTGGAGAACAGCGAAGGCTTCATGGCCTTTGCCAACAAGGGGACGCTGTTTCTCGACGAGATCGGCGAGCTGCCCATTGAGGTCCAGGCGGCGCTGCTGCGCGTGCTGGAAAACAAGACTTACCGCCGGGTGGGCGAAAAGGAAGAACGCCGGGTGGACATCCGGCTGGTGTTCGCCACCAACCGGGAGCTGGTCAAGGAAGTGGCCGAGGGCCGCTTCCACGAAGCGCTGTTTCACCGCATCAACGTCTTCAACATCGAGATGCCGTCCCTGCGCGAGCGCCGCGAGGACATCCCGCTTCTGGTGGAATTTTTCCTCTCCCGCCTCACCGCCGGCCAGGCCCCGTTCCGCATCTCCGACCGGGCCATGAAGTGTCTGACCAGCTACGACTGGCCGGGCAACGTGCGCGAACTGCGCAACGTCATGGAGCGCTCCATCATCCTGTCGGAAAACAGCCTCATCACCGAACACGCCCTGCCGCGCGAGTTCCTGGAGCCGGCCCGGGCCGAGGAAGAGATCCTCACCCTTGAGGCCAAAGAGAAGGAGCACATCGCCAAGGTGCTCAACTTCTACGACAACAACCGGTCCCTGGCAGCCGAGGCCCTGGGCATCTGCCGCAAGACCCTCTATCGCAAGATTCGGCAGTATAATCTCTTCTAG
- a CDS encoding HdeA/HdeB family chaperone has product MRTIPACVLALALCLAAATPALAKKQQQPQNIDFGAVTCKEFIAEIAAGDEESAGIILMWIDGYLSGVSGDAVLNWKNLEAFSGSLMEACAKKPGKKVLDVAKDIGIN; this is encoded by the coding sequence ATGCGCACCATTCCCGCCTGCGTCCTTGCCTTGGCCCTGTGTCTGGCGGCCGCGACCCCGGCCTTGGCCAAGAAACAGCAACAACCCCAGAATATCGACTTCGGGGCCGTCACCTGCAAGGAATTCATCGCCGAGATCGCCGCCGGCGACGAGGAATCGGCCGGCATCATCCTCATGTGGATCGACGGCTACTTGAGCGGCGTGTCCGGAGACGCCGTGCTCAATTGGAAGAATCTCGAAGCGTTCTCCGGTTCTCTCATGGAAGCCTGCGCCAAAAAACCCGGCAAGAAGGTTCTGGATGTGGCCAAGGACATCGGCATTAACTGA
- a CDS encoding potassium channel protein, whose protein sequence is MNAPTAFLRHLFASTLATATALVAAILLLASLGFYFVELRDIPGRTLFDALWWAMTTLSTVGYGDIVPATVPGRLIGMGIMGAGIGIMAALTGNLASALIERRNRKRLGLLPVKTAGHSIVLGCNAHAPGLIKALAAAAPPTRGPAVALVAQLTPEAFAELAADLGLEERLTFCRGNPAQESVVARAAPAAARAAYILSQDGLSPEEADQQTLLTALTFRSLAPKVQLYAEALLETNRKHLARAGVDVTLVRGDLTERALETMGEHPALWHFLERLLGTSGHRAMRARAMSHDEKALRWSALVGQALAAGDGLPVAVFRLRRDITIKELLDADSALDQFILEMFAAYGQEGRLGRQGPAVAVNPGDGLDLADFDGLILLETQAPPAKAHAPAGDGEQP, encoded by the coding sequence GTGAACGCCCCCACCGCCTTCCTGCGCCATCTGTTCGCCTCCACCCTGGCCACGGCCACGGCCCTGGTGGCCGCTATTCTGCTGTTGGCCAGTCTGGGGTTTTATTTCGTCGAACTGCGCGACATCCCCGGCCGGACCCTGTTCGATGCCCTGTGGTGGGCCATGACCACCCTGTCCACCGTGGGTTACGGCGACATCGTGCCCGCCACCGTGCCGGGCCGGCTCATCGGCATGGGCATCATGGGCGCGGGCATCGGCATCATGGCCGCCCTGACCGGCAACCTGGCCTCGGCCCTTATTGAGCGCCGCAACCGCAAACGCCTGGGGTTACTGCCCGTGAAAACCGCCGGACACAGCATCGTGCTGGGCTGCAACGCCCATGCTCCGGGGCTGATCAAAGCCCTGGCCGCCGCTGCGCCGCCCACGCGCGGCCCGGCCGTGGCTCTGGTCGCCCAGCTCACCCCCGAAGCTTTTGCCGAACTGGCCGCCGACCTGGGCCTGGAGGAACGCCTGACTTTTTGCCGGGGCAACCCGGCCCAGGAGAGCGTCGTGGCCCGGGCCGCCCCGGCCGCCGCCCGGGCCGCCTACATCCTGTCCCAGGACGGGCTGTCGCCGGAAGAGGCCGACCAGCAAACGCTGCTCACCGCGCTGACCTTTCGGAGCCTGGCCCCCAAGGTCCAGCTCTACGCCGAGGCCCTGCTCGAAACCAACCGCAAGCATCTGGCCCGGGCCGGCGTGGACGTGACCCTGGTGCGCGGCGACCTCACCGAACGCGCCCTGGAAACCATGGGCGAGCACCCGGCTCTGTGGCATTTTCTCGAACGCCTGCTCGGCACGTCCGGCCATCGGGCCATGCGCGCCCGGGCCATGAGCCACGACGAAAAAGCCCTGCGCTGGTCGGCCCTGGTCGGCCAGGCCCTGGCCGCCGGCGACGGCCTGCCCGTGGCCGTCTTCCGCCTGCGCCGCGACATCACCATCAAGGAACTCCTGGACGCCGACTCGGCCCTGGACCAGTTCATCCTGGAAATGTTTGCCGCCTACGGCCAGGAAGGCCGCCTGGGCCGCCAGGGGCCGGCCGTGGCCGTCAATCCCGGCGACGGCCTGGATCTGGCCGATTTCGACGGCCTGATACTCCTGGAAACCCAGGCCCCGCCGGCCAAGGCCCATGCTCCGGCCGGCGACGGAGAACAGCCGTGA
- a CDS encoding cyclic nucleotide-binding domain-containing protein has protein sequence MNGEALKKAALFADLADDERDRLVPAFTPLSLAAGQAVIVEGQPGDEMFLLTSGRVRVTKAMLLKGIVAPGLDGAAAEKTLVELSDAQSPFFGEMALLDRDIRSATVTCLTDCRFLRIDRDAFFACLQAHPALGVKVLAALAKRLAGLVRKNNVEVVKLTTALALVLSRRGAERR, from the coding sequence GTGAACGGCGAGGCCCTGAAAAAAGCCGCCCTGTTCGCCGACCTCGCCGACGACGAACGCGACCGGCTCGTGCCCGCGTTCACGCCCTTGTCCCTGGCCGCCGGCCAGGCGGTCATCGTCGAAGGACAGCCCGGAGACGAGATGTTTTTGCTCACCTCCGGCCGGGTGCGCGTCACCAAGGCCATGCTGCTTAAGGGCATCGTCGCCCCGGGCCTGGACGGCGCTGCCGCCGAGAAAACCCTGGTGGAGCTCTCCGACGCCCAAAGCCCCTTTTTCGGGGAAATGGCGCTGCTGGATCGCGACATCCGTTCGGCCACCGTCACCTGCCTCACCGACTGCCGCTTTTTGCGCATCGACCGCGACGCCTTTTTTGCATGCCTCCAGGCCCATCCGGCCCTGGGCGTCAAGGTGCTCGCCGCCCTGGCCAAACGCCTGGCCGGGCTTGTGCGCAAAAACAACGTCGAAGTGGTCAAGCTCACCACCGCCCTGGCCCTGGTCTTAAGCCGGCGGGGGGCGGAGAGAAGATAG
- a CDS encoding Fic family protein, translating to MPTDRTKIEKALFIAKKNLAGLVYDFQTLEGMPFTLPEVQTYLQGITVGGHKIEDEDKLKQQALAWKQLIVLVETNSFVFSKATACALQAIVAKDEALEIGRFRQGQVWIKGADYLPPDHETLDARFQALCERISALEDPFEQGGVAALDMARNQYFYDGNKRTGFLMMNGLFLTNGLLPFSVPSKHVLDYNIMVLEYYATGNERPMRRFFEEQYAAQYPGFHR from the coding sequence ATGCCTACGGATCGCACAAAAATCGAAAAAGCCCTCTTCATCGCCAAGAAAAATCTGGCCGGGCTGGTCTATGACTTCCAAACCCTGGAAGGCATGCCGTTCACCCTGCCGGAAGTGCAGACCTACCTGCAGGGCATTACGGTCGGCGGCCATAAGATCGAAGACGAAGACAAGCTCAAGCAACAGGCCCTGGCCTGGAAGCAGCTCATTGTCTTGGTGGAAACAAACAGCTTTGTGTTTTCCAAGGCCACGGCCTGCGCGCTCCAGGCCATCGTCGCCAAGGACGAGGCCCTGGAAATCGGGAGGTTTCGCCAAGGGCAAGTATGGATCAAAGGGGCTGACTACCTGCCCCCGGACCACGAAACCCTTGACGCCCGTTTCCAGGCCTTGTGCGAAAGAATCAGCGCCCTGGAAGATCCCTTCGAACAAGGCGGCGTCGCGGCCCTGGACATGGCGCGTAATCAGTACTTTTACGACGGCAACAAGCGAACCGGTTTTCTCATGATGAACGGCTTGTTCCTGACAAACGGCCTTTTGCCTTTCAGCGTCCCGTCTAAGCACGTCCTGGACTACAATATCATGGTGTTGGAGTATTATGCTACGGGTAACGAAAGGCCCATGCGCCGTTTTTTCGAAGAACAGTACGCGGCCCAGTATCCTGGTTTCCATAGGTGA
- a CDS encoding type 1 glutamine amidotransferase family protein gives MTAPFAVLWDHAHVWGLLLCRGLAALGAPCRPVTCAAVAGGALAAHPPKALLVPGGFSRPKFAALGPAGQRAVRDYVAGGGNYFGVCGGCGLALSHDAGLGLCDWTRRPFADRLEHLASGHVRLRGDAASPYLPAELPEDFQAPVWWPAGFVPPPGAGGGDGTAVVAAYAGPGEDFMLADIALGAMPGALLGACQARFGLTLAPAFLDGGACVIAGAYGRGRYVLSHAHLETPDSPQANAWLAHLLGLFDPGGEIAGRLVPAWHPAKETRRFDDAHLEAARRDIESVIAAGIEARLLMRRSDWLLGWRPGMPGFSLSNLSALLAGASALPPTEAAVAYWRQAGPDFAQRAAAFARRLEVFFPAQRLEITLSLVERQAGADPGLAAERRELFGASPGGGGLCGELAATLDALLLRLLS, from the coding sequence ATGACCGCGCCATTCGCTGTGTTGTGGGACCATGCCCATGTGTGGGGGCTGCTTTTGTGCCGGGGGCTGGCCGCCCTGGGCGCGCCGTGCCGCCCCGTGACCTGCGCCGCGGTGGCCGGCGGCGCACTGGCCGCCCATCCGCCCAAGGCGCTACTGGTGCCGGGCGGATTCTCCCGGCCCAAGTTCGCGGCCCTGGGGCCGGCCGGACAGCGGGCCGTGCGCGACTATGTGGCCGGCGGGGGCAATTATTTCGGCGTGTGCGGCGGCTGCGGCCTGGCCCTTTCCCATGACGCCGGCCTGGGCCTTTGCGATTGGACGCGCCGGCCCTTCGCCGACCGGCTGGAGCATCTGGCCAGCGGCCATGTGCGCCTTCGCGGCGACGCCGCCTCGCCCTATCTGCCGGCGGAGCTGCCCGAGGATTTCCAGGCCCCGGTCTGGTGGCCGGCCGGCTTCGTGCCGCCGCCGGGCGCGGGCGGCGGGGACGGCACGGCGGTGGTGGCCGCCTATGCCGGTCCGGGCGAGGATTTCATGCTGGCCGACATCGCCCTGGGGGCCATGCCCGGGGCGTTGCTCGGGGCCTGTCAGGCGCGTTTCGGCCTGACGCTTGCCCCGGCCTTTCTGGACGGCGGGGCCTGCGTCATCGCCGGGGCCTATGGCCGGGGGCGCTACGTGCTGTCCCATGCCCATCTGGAGACGCCGGATTCGCCCCAGGCCAACGCCTGGCTGGCTCATCTGCTGGGGCTTTTCGATCCGGGCGGGGAAATCGCCGGGCGGCTGGTGCCGGCCTGGCATCCGGCTAAGGAGACGCGGCGCTTTGACGACGCCCATCTGGAGGCGGCCCGGCGCGACATCGAATCGGTGATCGCGGCCGGTATCGAGGCGCGGCTGCTCATGCGCCGCAGCGACTGGCTGCTGGGCTGGCGGCCGGGGATGCCGGGGTTTTCGCTGTCCAACCTCTCGGCCCTGCTGGCCGGGGCCTCGGCCCTGCCGCCGACGGAGGCGGCCGTGGCCTACTGGCGGCAGGCCGGGCCGGATTTCGCCCAGCGGGCGGCGGCCTTTGCCCGGCGCTTGGAGGTCTTTTTTCCGGCCCAGCGGCTGGAGATCACCTTGTCCCTGGTGGAGCGCCAGGCCGGGGCCGATCCGGGTCTGGCGGCCGAGCGGCGGGAGCTGTTCGGGGCCTCGCCCGGCGGCGGCGGCTTGTGCGGCGAGCTGGCCGCGACCCTCGACGCCCTGCTGCTGCGCCTACTCTCCTGA